TATAATCTAAAAATCACCCTCACATACCTAATATGAGTATATTTTTTCCTGGTTGACAATTCAAGAGAGCAACTTGAGTTGAGCCATACAAATATTACCATCATCAGACAGATTTTATATTATAGTGATCtatattgtatttaaaatataatgattacctacatttataattataacatttgaTATGATAACAGATCAGGCTGacaatacaattttaaaatataacctAATATTTGTTTTCATAGCTATAATAAACTGGTTTGTGTACTGAACAGGCTTCAAACTGCCCAAATTCCTATTCCATtctaaaatttgtaaaaatattgtctcattatatgtatattttttaagaaataggtttttgtaaatattactCAAAATTTTTGAATGTATAATTTTCTTTATCAATACAGATATATATGGCACTAATATTTCTTCTTTGTCTAGACATTACAAAAGTGCACATCAAAGTAAAAGTATGGCAAAGTCTAAAATATGTGAATTTCAGAGGGCTCTGTGGAAGTTGTACAGGTCTGTatgtaaaattattgttttaatacaatttgtatAAGTGATACTGATAATAGGCAATTGATTATGATATCTTTTGATCCATACTATTGATCAATTctaataaaatgttatgtatGTTTCGTTAAATACTCGAAATTAATTATCTAAATACCAAGAGCATTTTCTACTTCACACTCAGTTGCCCCTTTCTATCTAGTCTATTACGAAATGGACACAAAAAACATTGACGtatatatctcaggacgggccttacgggcaataagaatgggaccagtacagcggtgtgacatcgctacaacgcgattggttgatgagttcgcctCACGcatgcgattggttgatgagatggcatcacgcgcgcgattggtcgcaactagttgcgttaggctgcatgattggctcgaattcgtgagtgacaccgctgaactagtattatttttagtgcccgtaaggccagtcctgagatataatATGTCAATGCACAAAAATTAATAAGGGAAAGAAATAAAAGTGAGGTGTGTACcgatgttttgttttataagggtGTGTTAAGTTTGCCCGTGTCACGTGCGTGTCACTCTCACTAAAGGACACACGTATGTcacttaaccttttcgacgccatgtcaaacacaaaagctgtcacgcggacgccacgtcaccgaagtgtcaaaactgaaattgaactttatgcatatgcacgtaggtctatgttgctctgtggtttgtgaccgattaatcagtctttggcgttgaacctgcggtgcggatatatcggtcattggcgtccaaaaggttaaatgaAAGCACAATGACTTGGTCATTCCACCAATAGGTACATTTGTATTTGTCATTGGTTGAACCCCGAACGACTGAGTATTGTTGTTTTTCGTCATTCTTTCGAGTTCCATatgtaatatgtgacgttccacggcaaaaggtaccttatggtggctggcgcttacgtcaaatagcgccgcaataatattggagcggcgttaataatagcgtaagcgccaaccgccataaggtacctttacccgtgggccGTCACATAAACCAGATTCTGGTCTATATGTGACCTAGAATAAAAGGCACTTTTTTTTTCTGCCTAAAAAAAGTGAGCTGCCTTTCTAGTTTgattggtccgactctatggtTTGTTATGAACCACGTCTGATAATCTATTGATAATGCTAGTGTAGATACTACCTGCTATTTGTGTGATAAATTATATTCTAGTGAGAAATAATTATTGTGTGGTCACAGATCTTCCTGTAATGCTGATAGTTTTGTAATTCCTAGTAGACATAGGAAACGGTAGTCATAGTCCATGCaatgattattatttttaatttatatgtaaggtaataaatgttattattaatttatatttggttttattttaCTTCTCACAACATTTAGATtaaaaactaggtacctactgttttaTTGTCTCACCAGAATGCATAGCACAAGTGCGACACACGGACATATGACGCGCGAGGAAACCAATATACTTCACCCTCTGGACGAATTAATATACATGAGGTGTAGTATAGTTTGGTCAAGGActgactgtctcatttcaaacataggcAGAGATAATtatactgtctttgtcttacgctggtactagcacccaaaagaaagggatgagtatagtttttttgttcttatttactgacaaatttggtttgccagactatatgaGAAACAAATAACAGGATGTCAAAATTCGTcttgtaaagcctgacaacagtttatttgaccctcgccattttgcggattttcaatggtactaatttcttttactggcaacaagtactctttgacaactaacgttggatgtcatcgaatgtcaccgatgtaacaaacggaaaatatctacgaatatattcaaatataaacggttttattacaaaaatgccaaaaaaaattcccaaagatgcgaaaaaaattgtagtgaatgcaatgaaatacttacagcttaaaaaagacgaaggattatatagcattccaataaacaatgttttaaagttggttgttgacatgaccggtattgacattttatagtgcggttttattgaactggttagttgtttgatttaaactttaatatttcatttaaggtttatgtagatcgacgataaaagtcctataatcgaattggagactgaacgttttataatcgaggttggtggtcctgaaagcgacacaacatctgatgaaaatgagacttcgtcagagtcagaaaacaaagaatatataaatattgaatatttagaatcagattttgacgaataggtaaattgaaagaaccgaattctctgtaagcaatgttttgacattatacgagtatcaacatgaagccaatgcccactaccccgactatacatgacgtacgcacattattgccatacgtaagctgtttgcagcgacactatctcagggttaaataaactgttgtcaggctttataaaatctaaattttattatctgcctctctatcgctcttgcaacTTTGGGCATACAGATTGATACAGACGCAGATTAAGAAATTTCGTTCTTTGCAGTAAGGCCTCTGAAACTCTTGAAGTAATTCGTAAGAATACTAAGGATAACCAACATAAGGAAAATACTACGCAGAcaccatagaggtacaataatatagagatgaaacggggaaggggccaaatgaccgaacgagatacacttatagaactttcagtaggagtagcagagaaagcggtactaTTGCTGGTCTTTGTCActgtctcactttttgtttgttccccaccataaatttagtatgggttatggtgggcaacaaataacccgaccgaattacgtagattgtttttggtatattctcaggaatgttaaaacgtgtttttaatattgtcgcattgcgtatgttttgtccctcacggaggcacgcgcacaccacttctataggatgctaCTTCTATGGCAGACATGTATTTTATTGTCTATGGACAATAACGAGTTCCTTCCTGTCAGTGTCAGTTGACAAGTAACCGTTATAACGTCGTTACTTTCGTCACATCACTACTTTGACAACAACCATTTTCGTGGGATTCACCGAGaaacaaaatttataaaataatttctatcGCTTTTTGTGATAAGAGGGTACATAAACTACTGTGAGAATATTTGCCGACCTCATGTGGATTATTTGCGTTGCGAGAAGCGGCAGGAACCGtgtgatttcgtatttatttTGCTGATTTAAGAAACTTGAGCAGTTTAAGTTCGTTAGtttattagtaattaaaaagttaaaacaatAAGATGGATGAAGAGGATACGAAACAATGTCCCAATTGGTAAGTACAACGCCATTAGAGCGTGTTGTGTAAATTGTCCTATTTATACTAACATGCGCTCTCACCGTTTATTTTTAGCCGATGTAGAGCAATACAGCTGTTGTAACTGCTCCGGTTGTTTATCTTACTGAAAGAATCACCGGAAAGAAATTGAAGACATTCTTGATCGAACATGCAATATACAGGATACTtcattacttttttaaataatattttgaacttCACAACAAAACTTTGTTTGATCATTTTTAACTCaattatacattaaaaaatatcCCATATAAACTACTAAATGATTGAATATCGTAAGGTTTTATTACTTTTCTCCTTAAGTATTTTTTCGTCTTAATGATACTTAGTATACAAAAATCATGCCTGTTTCGTAAAGGGTAGATAGAGAAACTAGGATTTCTTCTTAATATTATCCTCACAAACTCACAATACATGACATAGTTTCATtcttttaatgtaaaattcttTATATTATGTctatagaccgcgggccaggagcatatatcgtcagtcatcgcctcccgcttgatactttgtcagatgatagtttagatgctgaCTGAATTGCAATTATAAAGCTTGTAATCAGGAATAGGTATAGCAAATTGTATTGCCACTTATATCTCTTATCTTTGACCTTGTATGGGCTCATTGAATAATCCATGCAAAGATACTTTGTTTCAAATAGGAAGTAGTGAATGAATTTATTGTTGGTATTGTTTATTGAGAAAGAGAGAAGGCCTGTGTCAAACAATGAGGCACATATAGGCTGGTAATGATAAAGTTTGAGAACagaagtaggtacatttaaataaattttaaaaggtACATTTGTTTACCATGTGTGTCCATTCAGATCATACCTACATTCACTAAGAAATCGTATAATCGTAAATAGGCGGGCCTGGCGCAGCTATCCTGTTAAagaaaaccgaccaagtgcatttgaactcgcgcacgaagggttctgtaccattgcgcaaaaacaaaaacactaaaaacaattaaatatttattttatttcgtttttagtatttcttgttatagcggcaacagaaatatatcatctgtgaaaatttcaactgtctagctatcacggttcttgagttacagcctggtgacagacagatggacggacagacggacagcggagtcttagtaatagggtcccgtttttaccttttgggtatggaaccctaaaaagcaaacATATGCACACAAATCCCCTGGAGGGCCACCGAACGCGCCGCTGGAGGCTCGCCACTGCGGCCGTACAGCGAGCAGCCACTTTTGCTGCTGCTTGTACACTAAGAACTATTTAGCCTcatgcatgatttttttttaatttttttaatcattatttataTCGTTTGAACACCGGaaagaataaaaatacatttataaaccttcccataatattattaaaaaatatttaaaaatttgaaaaattttgaCCAGTTGAAGCGCTCATAAGTTATTGGCGCGAATTCGACAGAACTGATGACGTCACTCGGTGTGAACGCAACCTGACGTTTGCTACTTagtggcgagtcaggtcataatgccatctctttcactcttggttgatcttaacaatttgttgaaacgAGTGACGTCACGTGACGTTTCGACTAATGGCGTTGCGTTTCGCTCACTAGCTTTTCGCGGGAAAATTTTTGTACtttacaatttattattttaagcaattaaatgataatttaataacGGAAATGCATTTGCAACATAATATAACGGCAACAAACatccgaataaaaaatatttcgttcaAATATAAACTTCGTGCATGAGGCTAATTGTATGGCATGTTACAGCAAGCGCGAGATCCCCTCAATCAACTTCACGACGCACTCTGTGCACTGTGCACGCAACCTCCGCAACTGCCCCGTCTGCAAAGAGCCGGTGCCCGTGGCACAACTGCAGGAGCATCACGACGCGTTGCACAAAGAAGGTAGGAAGAGGTAcactgtacagtcagctgcagagagaggTGATCCCGctgcaaacaaatttctatgcagggggggTCACCTGTCTCTGAGCTGACGATAGGTCGTAACTAAATAAAGGCCATAGTCAAGACCTAAGCTAAAGGTTAAGACGCAAAACCCTAACCCCAGGGCCACAGAACGTCCGCACTGAGCATGCACGCTCGACGCTGTCGCCGACGGCCATACATTGGTGAAAACCGTTAAAACAAAagatctgggagaccgagctttgctcggaaaacaaaaactcaaaaatgcgcgttttcccagagataagaccgaTCGATCGATTAGATCGATTTGTCGCCCCcggaaacccccatatagcaaatttcatcgaaatcgttagagccgttcccgagattcccgaaatatatataatataaataaataaatatacaagaattgctcgtttaatggTATAAGACATACAATATGTATATTTGTGCATAGCGTGCATGCTCGAAGCATAAATCGTGTGGCCGAGGCGTAATAGGTATTTGAAAACTTTAAATTTGCATTAAGAGGGCTTTTTTGACCCTCGTGAGGTTAAGTTCGACTTCCTCTCCCCTAAATGTCTCACTCATATTTGGAGCTTTCAGTAATTATAAGTTTGCTAGTCAATAAAATGTGAAAGGTTTTAAATGTAGAACCTAATTTTGATTGTCATTTAAATGTTTCATTTCTGAACAGTGCCATGTAAGAAATGTGGCGAAAGTGTCTGCGGGACGGACCTCGAGGACCACATCAGGGATTCCTGTGCACAGACCATCAAGCCATGCAGGTCAGACTGTTACACTCTTTCTCATTTTTATAAGTTGGGTACAgatctagtgcataattgttttctatggtattttctcggaaacgttcgtatttgtcatgctacttcagtcaacctcagtacatTTACattaccgagactgactgaaatagcaagacacgttcgtaagtttccgtgaaaaaacgatggaaaataattatgcactatgtagtgcataattattgcTGTAGATTAGACGTAGACGATACTGTAATCACGCGTTAGATTCTAGCAAGATCAAGTATTTCTTATTTAACtgctcttaacacattcactgccaagaacatactgtatgtgtgttcattttgtactgTAAACGGGGCGCCCGGCACCGAAAGTATTAAAAGACATTCCAACTtataaactctaaatcataagtagattccaaaaaatgttgccactgcaataatttatttataaaatagtaaattcctttatataaataaatacgctaagataatttatttattggtaattttacgcctacgatttaaaaaagtacttttatttacttattttcacataaatacaagacgcgctagtaaaaagtggcaacattgtcttacttttttggaatctaattatgatttagagtatagGTATTGTGACTCGCTCATTATCAACCTGCCTTACAAGTATTCTGTGTCCAGATATTGCGAGTTAGAACTCCCCCGCCACGCTCTACCCCCACACGAGTCATACTGCGGGGCGCGCAGCGAGCAATGCCCCGAGTGCAAGGAATACGTCATGATCAAGTACCGCCAACTGCATTTGGACTCCAACCACGGCTTCATCCGGCTCTCTGACGGTAGCTATAACAAGTGTTTCCCCAGATATTGCGAGCTAGAACTCCCACGCCACGCTCTACCCCCACACGAGTCATACTGCGGGGCGCGCAGCGAGCAATGCCCCGAGTGCAAGGAATACGTCATGATCAAGTACCGCCAACTGCATTTGGACTCCAACCACGGCTTCATCCGGCTCTCTGACGGTAGCTATAACAAGTGTTTCCCCAGATATTGCGAGCTAGAACTCCCACGCCACGCTCTACCCCCGCACGAGTCGTACTGCGGGGCGCGCAGCAAGCAATGCCCCGAGTGCAAGGAATACGTCATGATCAAGTACCGCCAACTGCATTTGGACTCCAACCACGGCTTCATCCGGCTCTCTGACGGTAGCTATAACAAGTGTTTCCCCAGATATTGCGAGCTAGAACTCCCACGCCACGCTCTACCCCCACACGAGTCGTACTGCGGGGCGCGCAGCGAGCAATGCCCCGAGTGCAAGGAATACGTCATGATCAAGTACCGCCAACTGCATTTGGACTCCAACCAAGGCTTCATCCGGCTCTCTGACGGTAGCTATAACAAGTGTTTCCCCAGATATTGCGAGCTAGAACTCCCACGCCACGCTCTACCCCCACACGAGTCGTACTGCGGGGCGCGCAGCGAGCAATGCCCCGAGTGCAAGGAATACGTCATGATCAAGTACCGCCAACTGCATTTGGACTCCAACCACGGCTTCATCCGGCTCTCTGACGGTAGCTATAACAAGTGTTTCCCCAGATATTGCGAGCTAGAACTCCCACGCCACGCTCTACCCCCGCACGAGTCGTACTGCGGGGCGCGCAGCGAGCAATGCCCCGAGTGCAAGGAATACGTCATGATCAAGTACCGCCAGCTGCATTTGGACTCCAACCACGGCTTCATTCGGCTCTCTGACGGTAGCTATAACAAGTGTTTCCCCAGATATTGCGAGCTAGAACTCCCACGCCACGCTCTACCCCCGCACGAGTCGTACTGCGGGGCGCGCAGCGAGCAATGCCCCGAGTGCAAGGAATACGTCATGATCAAGTACCGCCAACTGCATTTGGACTCCAACCACGGCTTCATCCGGCTCTCTGACGGTAGCTATAACAAGTGTTTCCAGATATTGCGAGCTAGAACTCCCACGCCACGCTCTACCGCCACTCGAGACGTACTGTGGGGCGCGCAGCGAGCAATGCCCCGAGTGCAAGGAATACGTCAAAATGAAAGcacgacaaatacgaacgtttccgagaaaatacgatggaaaacaattatgcactacatctgtaactaGAGCCGCTTCCGATTTTTAGAATTATATTTTAAGTGTCAGGGATACCTTTACATTATATTAACTTACGTGTCAAGGGCCTTGGGGACcagatttttataaaaaacagtattaatttttcaatttatttatatatggttCATTTCAGATCCTGTGCCAATTGAAATCAAAGCAAAATCAAAACCCATCACCAACGGCATCGCCAACCCGTCCACCAGCCGCCAGAACGAACCCAACAGAGCCAGACCTCAAACTGAGATACCTCAGACCACTAGATCTGACCTTAAAACTAAACCTCAAACTGAGATACGATTTCCAGGGTCAAGCCAGGACAATAGAGGTGTTGTGAATGGAGTTAATGGAGGTAGAAATATAGAACAGAGAGCTAGCGATAGTTCTAGAAATGAAAGAGCTGTAGATAGGGTATCTAATGTGGGAACAAGTGGGGACAGGAGTGGGAGGGTGACGGTGAAGAGGACCAACGATCAACCGCAGATTAACACGAGTGTGGAGCCGAGAGAAAAAGTTCATAAGGAGTTGTGAGTAATAATTACTTTTtacctatatttaattaaatttacacaagtataaaataatgaatattatACGATTTATATAATACCTTTAAATGAGCAAttgttgtatatttatatatatatttcggggatctcggaaacggctctaacggtttcgatgaaatttggtgtatgggggttttcggagccgaaaaatcgatctagctagtcTTATCTGTGGGAAAACGgcattttagagtttttatacgttttccgagcaaagctcggtcttccatatattatttattgatgtgatattcaaaaataaaaatgatcgCAGAGAGAATGTATCCATATTCCATATGTTTCTTATCATAATGCAATTAGCGATTTTTATCCAATTTAAAGAAATACTGA
The window above is part of the Cydia splendana chromosome 19, ilCydSple1.2, whole genome shotgun sequence genome. Proteins encoded here:
- the LOC134800351 gene encoding uncharacterized protein LOC134800351, giving the protein MDEEDTKQCPNCKREIPSINFTTHSVHCARNLRNCPVCKEPVPVAQLQEHHDALHKEVPCKKCGESVCGTDLEDHIRDSCAQTIKPCRYCELELPRHALPPHESYCGARSEQCPECKEYVMIKYRQLHLDSNHGFIRLSDGSYNKCFPRYCELELPRHALPPHESYCGARSEQCPECKEYVMIKYRQLHLDSNHGFIRLSDGSYNKCFPRYCELELPRHALPPHESYCGARSKQCPECKEYVMIKYRQLHLDSNHGFIRLSDGSYNKCFPRYCELELPRHALPPHESYCGARSEQCPECKEYVMIKYRQLHLDSNQGFIRLSDGSYNKCFPRYCELELPRHALPPHESYCGARSEQCPECKEYVMIKYRQLHLDSNHGFIRLSDGSYNKCFPRYCELELPRHALPPHESYCGARSEQCPECKEYVMIKYRQLHLDSNHGFIRLSDGSYNKCFPRYCELELPRHALPPHESYCGARSEQCPECKEYVMIKYRQLHLDSNHGFIRLSDDPVPIEIKAKSKPITNGIANPSTSRQNEPNRARPQTEIPQTTRSDLKTKPQTEIRFPGSSQDNRGVVNGVNGGRNIEQRASDSSRNERAVDRVSNVGTSGDRSGRVTVKRTNDQPQINTSVEPREKVHKELATRGAVKKRPAPQPPAAPARDLPYWSAQKRAQDEEQKRQEQNAYNLSVGLPPVLSPAAKLDKLRKMDALHNRELEEDYSHKLRGRVWQPTEPEGHRLGGETDGQIDDLSHLRPMTAQQFMDSVKNMTSFVKWTLSTTESWKRTTVTSCEVEYGNPQSLKDID